The genomic stretch ATTAGAAGAAGCAATAACCATTCCAGCCCCACAAATCGCTTTGTCCGGTTCATAAATAAAAGGTGTATATTCATCGCTAATAGCAACTTGCCCTATTTTACAAAAAGCATCCGCCGGTTCCTCATATTGCACTAAAACCTTTGCCCGTTTTACCAGAATCGACGCGATGACATCACGCAGCAAGGTCGTTTTCCCTGTTCCCGGAGGACCATTTACAGAAAAAACGCCCTCCTCCTCTTTCTCGACCAACTTTTCATATATCATGTTAACAGCAAATTGCTGCATCAAACTAGCTTTATATTTCGACGGCCAACATCCTTCAGGGTAATTATTAGGCACCAAACAAGACTTTATTATTTCCGGGTTCTCTCTCAAATCCTCGTGCTTGAAGCTTTCATTCAAACACCCTCGAATATAATCTTGTACGGATTTTCCCACGTTTTTACTTTGAAATGCAGATATAACCCGTTCTATATCTGAAATAAAAAAACTATTCAACAAATCAGAATTCGAACTATCATCTTCTTTTACAGCAGATTTGTATACTTCATCCGCCTTCATACAAATATTCCCCACTAAATCCGTCTTCCATCCCAGCCTCTTTCTAATAATAGATTGAATCTCCTGCAAATTATCTAAAGTCTGTACTTCTGAAAGATAACTAATAAAATCATCTTCCAACTCATTCTGATTCTGTTCTAAATGTTCCAAAAGATTTGTATACATCATTTGAAAACTTTCGCTCCAAGAATCAGACTGAAGTTTTCCCTCTTCCAACTGATGCAATGCCCATGGAAAAGTAGATATGCCTACATATTCCGGAGCATACCCGTTCACTTTCCGGCAGCCTATAAAGCATAAAATAGCCTTTAAAAGCACAATTTTATATCCGTTCATCCCCTAAAAGGATGAAAAAATGGATAACCAGACATTAAAATCTCGATTTTTCCGGAGCATATCCGTCCACCTCCGAGAATTGCAGGTTGTAGCACCTTTTTTCCGGAGCATACCCGTTCACTTTAGACGTATGCCTTCAGATTTTCCGGAGTATATCCGTTCAATCGTGCATAGAATTGTCTGCGTATATCTTCGTTTCCGGAGCATATCCGTTCATTCTTTCTCCGGTTTCAGTTTCCTTTGTGCTGATAAATTTATACGCAACAGCACAGTCATGGCAGGAACAACAAAGGATATGAGTCTGATAAAACAAGTACTCCAGCTCAAGCAGGCCGGAGAATCCAACCGCGGTATAAGCCGCAAGTTACCGATTGACAAGGAAACCGTCAACGGTTATGTGAATACAGTAAAAGCCAACGGATGGAACATCAGCGACCTCCTTGAGATTGACGATCCCGAGTTGGAACGGATGTTCCATGCCGGTTCTCCGGCATATACGGACAGGAGAATGGAAGAGTTCCTGATCCTGCTCCCTAGATACAAGGAACTGCTGGCGGATCCCAAATCCCATGTAAGCCGTCAGGTCCTGTTCGATGAATACCGTGCGACTCATCCCGACGGTTACGGCAAGTCACAGTTCTATTATCATCTGAAGCAGAATCTCGTTGCGAAGAAGGATGTTACAGCCGTACTTGCCAACACCTACAGACCGGGTGAGAAACTCATGGTGGACTTTGCCGGTGACAAGCTCAGTTATGTGGATGCCGCAACCGGAGAAATTATCAAGGTGGAGGTGTTTGTCGCCTGCCTGCCTTACAGCGACTATACCTATGTGATATGTGTACCTTCGCAGAAGACGGAGGACTTCCTGTATGCCATAAGGATGTGCCTGGAACATCTGGGCGGTGTACCACCCATACTGACTCCTGACAATCTCAAATCAGCGGTAATCAGCAATGACCGGCATGAGCCGAAGCTGAACAAGGCTCTTGAGGACATGGGCAACTACTACCATTTTGTAGTGCTGCCATGTGACCCGGCATCGCCGACACAGAAGGCTCTGGTAGAAGACTCCGTAAGAATTACATATAACCGTATTTATGCCAGATTGCGTAACTGCATCTTTCATTCACTCATGGAACTGAACCGTGCCGTATGGAAGCTGATGGAAAGGCACAACCGAACCCGTATGCAGAAGCGTCCCTACAGCCGTGAGGAGCGTTTTCATGCCAAGGAGAAGGAGCTGCTGAAACCCTTGAAACCGGAACCCTATGAAATGCGCCTGTATGCCGATCTGAAAGTACAGGCAAACTGCCATGTGGAGCTGAGACAGGACAAGGTGACCCATTTTTACTCCGTCCCCTATATCCATGTAGGAAAACAGGCAAGAGTAGTCTTTACCCGTTCATGGGTCAAGGCCTATGTGGAGCAGAAACTGGTAGCTTCACATATCCGCAGCCATACATACGGCTATACCACAGTCAGGGAACATCTCGCATCCAGCTGCAGGGTGATTATGGAGCGTTCGGCAGCCTATTATGTGGAGAAAGCAAAAGATATATCACCTGACTGTCATGAGTATGTAAAAAGAATCTTTGACCCCAAACGTACCACACAGCCTGAAGAGGTGTATTACAAGCTGTGCAACTCCATAGTCAGCCTCAGAAGGAAGTATGACCTTGCCACGTTTGACCTTACCTGCCGCCAGTGCATGGAGTACGGTATTTACTCCTACAGCAAGTTTGAAGCCATACTCAGACGTAACGGCATGAATGCATCCGCAGACGAGACGGTAATCTTCCATGCGCCTACACCGTCAAACCACGGAAACATGCGTGGAAAAAGCTATTTTACAGGAAATGACATGAACAAATAACAATAAATGATTATGAGCAACGAAACAGAAAGAACACTGCACGAGCTGAAGCTTCCAGGAATGGCAAGCTGCTGGAGCTCCCTGGAAGAAACACATCAGTTGGACAAGCTTACCCTGCGTGAAGGCATGCAGATCATGCTCCAGTACGAACGTGACACAAGAGGTAACAACCGTATACAGCGTCTTATAAAAAATGCCGGCTTCCGTCTGAGAGCCTCGATGGAAGAACTTGAAACGGACACGGCAAGGGGAATACAGGCCTGCTCTGCTGCCGACCTTGCAACCGGAAATTACATCACGGGCGGAATGACGGTCATCATTACCGGACCGGCAGGGACCGGAAAGTCCTACTTCGCCTGTGCCTTGGGTGACAGGGCATGCAGGAACGGCCGGAAGGTACTGTACTTCACGATGAACATGCTCATCGAGAACCTGAAGCTTGTACATCTGGAAGGACGGGAGACAAATTTCTTCCGAAAGCTTAACGCACATGATCTTCTGATCATAGATGATTTTGGGATGGTCAAGCTGGACGGACAGGTACAACATGACTTTGAACAGATCATAGATGACCGGTACAACCGGAAAGCACTCATCCTGGCCAGCCAGCTTCCCGTTGCAGACTGGTATGATGTGTTCCAAAGCGAGCTCATTGCAGAAGCCTGTCTGGACAGAATTGTGCATAAGGCAATAAAATTTGACCTCAAAGGAGAGAGCCTAAGAAAGAAGTATTAACTTTGCCAACGATACTGAATACTAACTGGGGACTGAACGGATATCACCGGAAATGCTGAACGGGTATCCACCGGAATATGCAGATATGCCTAATGAATTTTGAATGTACCTTCCCTGCTCGTTCAATTTTAAAGACGCATAATACATCAATGACTTATTAACCTCCACAACCAACGATTCATCTTGAAAATACTCCCGAACAAATTCTAACGCCGTAGAAAGAGGATGCACGTCAAAATATATCGTGTACACGATTGTCTTTTTCTCGTCTTTGGAAGTAAATGGCAAATTCCATGGCAGTTTTTCTTGAAGTTGTTTAATGCTTTTATCTTTAGGAAGTTCTGCCGGAGTATAATGTTCCAATTTATGCCAACAAGATAACAAGGTTTGCCAATCTGCCATATGATACATTATTTAAATTATTACAAATGATAAATGTAATAATAATTTTTATAAACAGACTACCGATAACTCGATAGTCTGACAATGTATTTTCTAAACACGAGACTATGCCTGTATTATTCCATTTTTATACTTAATTTAGTCTTAATCTCCCTCTTCTTAAATTTCTCCACACATTATAGAGAAAATTTTACTGTTTTACCCATTTTTATCGCATCAGTCACAATCTCTTGAGGCAAACAACCATATTTTGTCTCAAATTTATCCTTCTGGTTTTTACAAAGATTTTGAAGGACTTACCAACCATGGTAAATGCTATCTGGAATGTTTCTTCGAATTCAAGTTATACCTGCATTAGATTCTCTTCCCAATTGTACACGAGTAGGTAGTTAGATTCGAAAGTTCAGCCTCTATCCATTTTGTAAAGGGCATATACCTTATCTTCTGTTACCGCAACATCCAAAAACAATACCGAGAAACATTAACAATAGTGTTCCTCGGTATTAACAATTCCTATTTTATTCAATCAAAAAAATTATTGATTGTTTTTGTAATATATTTTCAACGGTTTATAGGCAACATTCTCGTATTTGGCAACGACAGTCGACAAATCTTCGGCACCTACAACATATACGCTACCTTTTTTATCTGAAGCCGATGTAGGATCATATGTCGCAATCAACACGTAATATTTGTTGACTTTCTTATCAATATACAAGTTAATATCTACAATTTCAGCATTGGGGTTTACTTGCTTGATATCAAAGACATATCTACCATGGGGTGTTGAAGTAAGTGGAACATGTTGCAGTTTTCCCCAATGAAATACCTTTTGTCCATTATGATAAAATCTTGCAGCTCTCTCATGAAGTGGCAAAACTCTTACTCCTTTTTGAAGAGACAATTCCTCCCCTGCTTTCAATTCACGATCATACGTAGCACTTCGAAAACCTTTCACAAAATTTTCTCCCCATGGGACAAAGAACCATACATGCATTTGAGTTTTTTTAGGATCCTCTTTATCACGGGTTATAATATAAACATCATTATTCAAAGGTGCTGCCAGTCCCCATTGTTGATTCAAAGCGTAAGAAA from Butyricimonas virosa encodes the following:
- the istA gene encoding IS21 family transposase: MDNQTLKSRFFRSISVHLRELQVVAPFFRSIPVHFRRMPSDFPEYIRSIVHRIVCVYLRFRSISVHSFSGFSFLCADKFIRNSTVMAGTTKDMSLIKQVLQLKQAGESNRGISRKLPIDKETVNGYVNTVKANGWNISDLLEIDDPELERMFHAGSPAYTDRRMEEFLILLPRYKELLADPKSHVSRQVLFDEYRATHPDGYGKSQFYYHLKQNLVAKKDVTAVLANTYRPGEKLMVDFAGDKLSYVDAATGEIIKVEVFVACLPYSDYTYVICVPSQKTEDFLYAIRMCLEHLGGVPPILTPDNLKSAVISNDRHEPKLNKALEDMGNYYHFVVLPCDPASPTQKALVEDSVRITYNRIYARLRNCIFHSLMELNRAVWKLMERHNRTRMQKRPYSREERFHAKEKELLKPLKPEPYEMRLYADLKVQANCHVELRQDKVTHFYSVPYIHVGKQARVVFTRSWVKAYVEQKLVASHIRSHTYGYTTVREHLASSCRVIMERSAAYYVEKAKDISPDCHEYVKRIFDPKRTTQPEEVYYKLCNSIVSLRRKYDLATFDLTCRQCMEYGIYSYSKFEAILRRNGMNASADETVIFHAPTPSNHGNMRGKSYFTGNDMNK
- the istB gene encoding IS21-like element helper ATPase IstB — encoded protein: MASCWSSLEETHQLDKLTLREGMQIMLQYERDTRGNNRIQRLIKNAGFRLRASMEELETDTARGIQACSAADLATGNYITGGMTVIITGPAGTGKSYFACALGDRACRNGRKVLYFTMNMLIENLKLVHLEGRETNFFRKLNAHDLLIIDDFGMVKLDGQVQHDFEQIIDDRYNRKALILASQLPVADWYDVFQSELIAEACLDRIVHKAIKFDLKGESLRKKY